The sequence below is a genomic window from Deltaproteobacteria bacterium.
ATCAGTCCGTGCCATAACCGTTGCCGACCGCGAGCTATCAGAAAACAAAGCCCGTTCACCGAACCATTCATGGGCACCAATCACGGCGACACCTTCACGCTGGTTGCCACCGCGGTTCACCAAAATTTCGAGCGTACCGGATTTGATAATATAAAAGTCGTGCGCGGCTTCTCCCTCGTAGCAGATAACGGTTCCACGAGGATGTTGTTCTTCCCGAAGGTCAGCAATAATTTTCGCCAGTCCTCCTGGTGGGAGGTCCGCAAACAAGGGGACGCGGCGTAACACTGTCGCAAGCGATTCCATAGCCGCCCTGTCCTAACATACGCAACTCACTACCGGTAGAGGCCACAATCACCTCTGCCCTCGTCAAAGGGATTCCTGACGAGAGGACAGCATTCTGCTAGATTTCGTGGCAGAGCTTCTTTTTCAACAACGCCTATGAGTGAAACGTCACAAAACTCCAACACTCCTCAGCAAAACATCAGGGATGCTTTAGCAGCGGTCGTCTATGAGAGCTTACAGCCGGTCTCCATAGGCCTCAGCTTTCTGTACGTCGTCTTTATTGTCACTCACGGGCTGGTTCTTCCCTCAGCAGTAGCATGGAAAATGATGACTGCGGCCTTTTTGTCGGCAATGGTCTTTGTCATTTTTGCCAGTCTGGTAAAACGATCAGTCCTGACGGTGCACCACGCGCATTTGACTGCCGCAGGGATCGCACATGTCGTGCTCGGGAATAGCCTTCTCCATCTGTACCTCACGGGAGAGATCTACCAGACCACCAACATCCTTCTGACGATCGTTGGGGCTGCGTGTTTCTTTCTCTCGATTCCGAGTTTTGTCTCCGTTTTGGGCACAGCGTTTGTCGGCTGGGGACTGATTGCCTGGGCGCTCCCCCCTCATCAGAGACTGTTCATTTCGTTTTCTCCATGTTCGCCGCGACAGTGCTCGCCTTGTTAATCTTCTACGTGCGCTTGCGTATTCATCAACGACTCGAACATCTTCGTTTACAAGACATTCGACAGAAGGCTGAACTAGAGCGGGCTCTCGCCGCAGCACAAGAAGTGGATCAACTCAAAGATGACTTGATCTCGACAGTCAGTCACGAATTACGCACGCCACTGACCAGTTTACTCGGGTTCACTGAACTCATGCTGGAACGCGATTTTCCCCCAGCGAGACAGCGTGATCTGCTCGGCATTATGCACCGCGAGTCCCAGCGCCTTACCAATCTCATCAACAACTTTCTTGATCTGCAGTCGATCACGACTGGACAGCCGCGTTATCATTTCACCGAAACTCAACTCACTCCACTGCTCCATGAAGCGGTGTCAGTCTTTTCCCAAAGCGACGGTAAACACGAATGGAAACTTTCCATTCCCGATGCGCTACCGTCGATTCGCATCGATACAGAGCGTATTCAGCAAGTGCTCGCCAATCTGGTTTCTAACGCGGTGAAGTTTTCCCCTGAAGCCGGAACTATTACGGTTGGCGCAGAACTACAACAAGCCGAGATCAAGGTCTGGGTAGCCGATCAAGGAATAGGCATTCCCGCTGAGGCTCTCCCCAATCTGTTCAGCAAATTTTTTCGCGTTGACAACAATGAAACACGGACGATAGGAGGAACTGGGCTAGGACTCGCTCTTGTCAAAGAAATTATCGAGGCCCATCACGGACAGATATGGGTGGAAAGCGCTCTTGGGAAAGGCAGTACGTTCTTTTTTACGTTACCAGCGACTTCCCAATCGCTGGCACATGGTGAACGGCCATTTGCAGAAAGCGCTTAGGGCTTTCATCTCATCCATGATGAGGGACCAGTCTTGTCACGCTTGCCTCCGCGGACGTGACACCTCTCAGCTCAATCCGTCAAACACTCGACCGGCGATACTATCTCTGCTCTAACGCCCGTAACGCCAACCCCCGCGCGACAGTCGTCAGCTCCTCTCCACCTCGGAGGCGGCTCTCGCCAAATCGTTCAGCAAAAATATGACGCACCGCTGGCACGAAAGATGAGCCTCCTGTGAGGAATACACTATCAACATCACCTGATGTCACCCCACAAGCAGTCAGAAGCCGATCAACACATCCAGCAATCACGCGCAACTCGGAATCGATCCAGGTCGTAAACTGGGCGCGTTCTACTCGTGCGGCAATATCGACCGGCAAATCGCGAAACGTGAAACCTCCAGTCGTTCGCTCTGACAACTCACACTTCGTTCCTTCAACCGCTCGTGCGAGTTGGTAGCCGAGACCTTCGTTCACAACGTGAATCAGTGCCTCGATCTTTCGGGGTTCAAGAGACTGGAAGTGCAGTTGACGGAGGGACTCCATTGTTTCGCGGGTTTTGAGGAGCGAAAGCTGATGCCATCGTTCGAGTTTTTCGTAGATCCACAGTGGCGCGGACAACACACGACCGAAGGGAGTACGATACTGCGATCCGAGCCCTAAATGAGGGGCCACTAAATGGCGAATAAAACTGCTATCAAACGCATCGCCAGCAAGAGCAACACCATCAGTACCGAGAATATCTTTGGACCGCTGCCCTCGGGCATGTGCGGTCGGACCTAATTGAATCAAACAGAAATCACTCGTGCCACCACCGAAGTCGGCAATCAGCACCAGCTCATCATGATCGAGCTGCTGTTCGTATTGATATGCCGCCGCAACCGGCTCAAGTTCGAACTCAACCTGAGAGAACCCTGCTTGTTCCAGAGCGACTCGCAAACGCGCTAGGGCCGCCTCATCTTCGCTGTCGGTTTCTGTCCCCGAGAAGTGCGCCGGGCGACCAACAACTACATGCTCGCCTAGATCACCAAACTGCTTCTCTGCCGCACTGCGCAGTTCATGGAGAATCATGGCAATCAATTCTTCCAGCGTAAACGTATAGTTAAAAATCACCGTTTGTTTGAATAGCGGGCTACCCAAATGGGACTTCATTGACTGAATCAATCGCCCTTTGGTCTCTGCTTGCAAGTATTGGGAGATCGCCTCTGGACCACCAATTGCGCGCGGTTTGCCCGTGGGTTCGAGATTCTCCGGATCAAAATACAAAACTGAACGAAACATTGCGGTTGACTGCCTGTCAGCAGAAAAGCTCGCGAGCTGCGCTGCGCCGTCCGCTGTGGCGACAGCAATCGCACTATTGGTGGTGCCAAAATCAAGGCCGATCACTCTGGGCATAAGCAAACGTCTCCCAGAGAACAATAGACGAGCACGCGCACGCGCGCACTACCCTAGCACGATTACGCAGCATCCACTTTGTGAAAATCGATCTCTCGCCCTGGATGGACGCCGAACCAGAACAGCGCACCGATCACTGCTAATCCAGCAGATGCATACAACGCTCCATCCCACCCGAAGTGGTGAGCTAGTGGCGCGACAAGCGCTGCTGTCACAAACGGGAGGCTGCCATAGAGCCCACCGTGAGTGATCGAAAATCCACGAACGTTCACAAGGTACAAATAGAACCA
It includes:
- a CDS encoding Hsp70 family protein: MPRVIGLDFGTTNSAIAVATADGAAQLASFSADRQSTAMFRSVLYFDPENLEPTGKPRAIGGPEAISQYLQAETKGRLIQSMKSHLGSPLFKQTVIFNYTFTLEELIAMILHELRSAAEKQFGDLGEHVVVGRPAHFSGTETDSEDEAALARLRVALEQAGFSQVEFELEPVAAAYQYEQQLDHDELVLIADFGGGTSDFCLIQLGPTAHARGQRSKDILGTDGVALAGDAFDSSFIRHLVAPHLGLGSQYRTPFGRVLSAPLWIYEKLERWHQLSLLKTRETMESLRQLHFQSLEPRKIEALIHVVNEGLGYQLARAVEGTKCELSERTTGGFTFRDLPVDIAARVERAQFTTWIDSELRVIAGCVDRLLTACGVTSGDVDSVFLTGGSSFVPAVRHIFAERFGESRLRGGEELTTVARGLALRALEQR
- a CDS encoding MFS transporter, encoding MSPVLLLGAYSVSLELQGFTIGYIAYLYFSWFYLYLVNVRGFSITHGGLYGSLPFVTAALVAPLAHHFGWDGALYASAGLAVIGALFWFGVHPGREIDFHKVDAA